Proteins encoded within one genomic window of Rhizobium acidisoli:
- a CDS encoding isochorismatase family protein, with protein sequence MSQQETYKTAGFGQPVPRGMRPGIVVVDFTYGFTDTIYPTAADMSPEIAATRRLTDLARARGIPVIYTTIAYHQGELTMLPWLRKATGMAALVEGSRLVEIDAATGIQPGDPIITKKGASAFHGTALAALLTGVGVDTLVVAGATTSGCVRATVVDAVQSGFNVLVPGDCCADRAQRPHEANLYDMHQKYADVTDADDIERWLISLSDHG encoded by the coding sequence ATGTCGCAGCAGGAAACCTACAAGACCGCGGGGTTCGGGCAGCCCGTCCCCCGGGGTATGCGCCCGGGAATCGTCGTCGTCGACTTCACCTACGGGTTCACCGACACGATCTACCCCACAGCCGCGGATATGAGTCCGGAAATCGCGGCAACGCGGCGACTGACCGATCTTGCCAGGGCAAGGGGCATCCCGGTGATATACACCACCATAGCCTATCACCAAGGTGAGTTAACCATGCTGCCTTGGCTTCGCAAGGCGACGGGTATGGCCGCCCTGGTTGAAGGCAGCCGGCTGGTGGAGATCGACGCGGCCACAGGCATCCAGCCGGGCGACCCGATAATCACCAAGAAAGGCGCTTCCGCATTCCATGGGACGGCTTTGGCCGCGCTTCTCACCGGTGTCGGCGTTGATACGCTGGTGGTCGCCGGCGCGACGACCTCTGGCTGCGTGCGAGCAACCGTCGTCGATGCGGTCCAGTCGGGCTTCAACGTTCTGGTGCCAGGCGACTGCTGCGCCGACCGAGCCCAACGGCCGCATGAGGCCAATCTTTATGACATGCATCAGAAGTACGCCGACGTCACGGATGCTGACGATATAGAGCGTTGGTTGATTTCTCTCTCCGATCATGGGTGA
- a CDS encoding XdhC family protein, translated as MNQTLAPRAVPIPVRALFSDDPAELLRFAIDANASGGAALATLVEIRGGAARTLGSHMVVAANGRFCGYVSGGCVEAAVASEALLAMAAGRDRTVTFGDGSPFFDIVLPCGGGISVAIHVLKNAGALRHVLDRLERRQAAALSYSQERQTLEPADPPHRACWIERDFVSVYRPRTRLVLAGQAIEAQAVAGLAAVAGYDVVISRQGEEGRAAAGRIDPFTAVVLLHHDLDAEAAILKTSLQSPAFYIGALGSTRTHRRRVERLTALAFGRDEIDRIKAPIGMFGPTRDATSLALSVLADVAAARLVAYA; from the coding sequence ATGAATCAGACACTTGCGCCCCGCGCTGTGCCAATTCCCGTCAGGGCTTTGTTCAGCGACGATCCTGCCGAACTGCTTCGCTTCGCGATCGACGCCAATGCTAGCGGAGGGGCGGCGCTCGCCACCCTAGTCGAGATACGCGGCGGGGCGGCCCGCACGCTCGGCTCCCACATGGTCGTCGCCGCCAATGGCCGTTTCTGCGGCTATGTCTCCGGCGGATGTGTCGAAGCTGCAGTCGCGTCCGAAGCGCTGCTGGCAATGGCAGCAGGACGCGACCGCACGGTGACGTTCGGCGACGGCTCGCCATTCTTTGATATCGTCCTTCCCTGCGGCGGAGGAATCTCGGTCGCAATCCATGTTCTGAAAAATGCAGGAGCCTTGCGGCATGTTCTGGATCGTCTTGAACGCAGGCAGGCTGCCGCTCTTTCATATTCGCAGGAGCGGCAGACGCTCGAACCGGCAGACCCGCCGCACCGGGCGTGCTGGATCGAGCGAGATTTCGTGAGCGTCTACCGTCCACGCACGCGCCTCGTACTCGCCGGACAGGCGATCGAAGCGCAGGCCGTCGCAGGACTGGCGGCGGTTGCCGGCTACGACGTGGTCATCAGCAGACAGGGCGAGGAGGGCAGGGCGGCGGCCGGCAGGATCGATCCCTTCACTGCCGTCGTGCTCCTGCATCATGACCTCGATGCCGAAGCCGCCATTCTTAAGACCTCGCTTCAATCGCCCGCTTTCTACATCGGCGCGCTCGGAAGCACCCGGACCCATCGCCGACGTGTCGAGCGGTTGACGGCGCTCGCTTTCGGGCGAGATGAGATCGATCGGATCAAGGCGCCCATCGGGATGTTCGGACCGACGCGGGATGCAACCTCGCTCGCTTTGTCGGTTCTGGCAGATGTCGCTGCAGCAAGACTGGTGGCCTATGCTTAA